In a genomic window of Sardina pilchardus chromosome 20, fSarPil1.1, whole genome shotgun sequence:
- the ptk2ba gene encoding protein-tyrosine kinase 2-beta isoform X1: MAGDTSTLSWKLSSPPCPQGDTGGPDLGVVSDERPAKILKVCFTSNSSNPGKNFKLVKCDSSWEIRAIIQSILDSGRLGPNILYPQCFGLLLKHLKSSEVYWLHPLMTVGEVEQKYEQQHVEAEWRYDLRIRYVPKDFLEKFIEDKTTLLYFYQQVRSDYMQYCASKVSDGMALQLGCLEIRRFCKDMTANGLEKKSNYEQLEKDVGLHLFFPQELIESMKPKQLRKMIQQTFQQYATLKDVDCMVKFFQTLAVFNSCDEEVFACELVQGWSLAVDLVIGPRGICQRTDKNSTPICLATFDQVNSVKCAQKDDRKALLSIDIQGAKQPLTVNTATLAIAENMADLIDGYCRVERGNDTSVIVKPNKGREARNSLPPIPDNRNNCASKRMSGVGSDIYAEIPEHDAVKTPKYGLLRDDIVLGRILGEGFFGEVHEGCYKSRTGERISVAVKTCKDCAPDVKEKFMSEAVIMKNLDHPHIVSLIGIIEDDPVWIVMELYQHGELGNYLLENQHTLTNVTLVLYCLQISKALAYLEGVNMVHRDIAVRNVLVAKPDCVKLGDFGLSRYIDEEEYYKASISRLPIKWMAPESINFRRFTSSSDVWMFAVCMWEIMSRGQQPFFWLENKDVINQLEKGVRLPKPEDCPPTLYSIMTRCWTYDPHQRPKFTELVYKLSDVHKMEKEQEVEVERDKARSCRTLNEPPPKPSRMRSSLRRNPSGLQIQLPEALCASSPAIASPLDPRAAFFQGRSTHTLPVSPRRRSLGERAAPSSREDAQMLWEMEKQHMQDTLRRQKQQMREDSDWLKQEEKMLDPMGQDLAKTDTNSEGEAGYAQFKGPPDKPPRLTAQPAPTAELDRSEDAVYHNVMEMVKMVVQLKNDVNNHPPSEYVNLVKSVGLTLRKLINSVDEALPDLDKSSKTEIEGTQKLLNKDLAELISKMRLAQQNAITSLREECKKQMLAAAHTLAMDSKNLLDAVDQARVRANVAKLSL; encoded by the exons ATGGCAGGGGACACCAGCACATTGTCCTGGAAACTGTCAAGCCCCCCCTGTCCGCAGGGAGACACGGGGGGCCCTGATCTTGGGGTTGTAAGTGATGAACGACCCGCCAAGATCCTGAAGGTGTGCTTCACCAGCAACAGCTCGAACCCAGGCAAGAACTTCAAACTGGTCAAGTGTGATAGCAGCTGGGAGATCAGG GCCATCATCCAGTCCATCCTGGACAGTGGTCGGCTTGGACCCAACATCCTGTACCCACAATGCTTTGGGCTCCTGCTGAAGCACCTGAAATCAAGCGAGGTCTACTGGCTCCACCCACTGATGACCGTTGGGGAGGTGGAGCAGAAGTATGAGCAGCAGCACGTGGAGGCAGAGTGGAG ATATGACTTAAGGATCCGCTACGTTCCAAAGGACTTCCTGGAGAAGTTTATAGAAGATAAAACCACTCTGCTTTATTTCTACCAACag GTGCGTTCTGACTACATGCAATACTGCGCCTCCAAAGTGAGTGACGGTATGGCCCTACAGCTCGGCTGCTTGGAGATACG GAGATTTTGCAAAGACATGACTGCCAACGGCCTGGAGAAGAAATCCAACTATGAACAGCTCGA GAAAGATGTGGGCCTCCACCTTTTCTTCCCACAGGAGCTCATTGAGAGTATGAAG cCCAAGCAGCTGAGGAAGATGATTCAGCAGACCTTCCAGCAGTACGCCACTCTAAAGGATGTAGACTGCATGGTGAAGTTCTTCCAGACACTCGCTGTCTTCAACAGCTGTGACGAAGAGGTCTTTGCCTGTGAGCTTGTG CAAGGCTGGAGTCTGGCCGTAGATTTGGTCATCGGGCCCAGAGGGATCTGCCAGCGCACGGACAAGAACTCCACC CCCATCTGCCTGGCCACCTTCGACCAGGTCAACAGCGTGAAATGCGCCCAGAAGGACGACAGGAAAGCACTTTTATCGATAGACATACAGGGAGCCAAACAG CCTTTGACGGTAAACACAGCCACACTCGCTATAGCTGAGAATATGGCTGACCTCATCGATGGCTACTgccgagtggagagagggaatgacacATCTGTGATTGTGAAGCCTAACAAAG GTCGAGAGGCAAGAAATTCTCTACCTCCAATTCCAGACAA CAGAAACAATTGTGCCAGCAAACGCATGAGCGGTGTAG GGTCAGATATATACGCAGAGATCCCGGAGCACGATGCTGTGAAGA CTCCAAAGTATGGCCTGTTAAGGGATGATATTGTGCTGGGTCGTATCCTTGGTGAAGGGTTCTTTGGGGAAGTTCATGAAGGCTGCTACAAAAGTCGG ACTGGTGAACGCATCAGTGTGGCTGTGAAGACGTGCAAGGACTGCGCTCCTGATGTCAAGGAGAAGTTCATGAGTGAAGCAG TAATCATGAAGAATCTGGATCATCCCCATATTGTGAGTCTTATCGGGATCATTGAGGACGACCCGGTGTGGATTGTCATGGAGCTTTATCAGCATGGAGAG CTCGGGAATTATCTGCTGGAGAACCAGCACACCCTGACCAACGTCACCCTGGTCCTGTACTGTTTACAGATCAGCAAAGCTCTGGCCTACCTGGAGGGAGTTAACATGGTGCACAG AGACATTGCTGTGAGGAATGTACTCGTGGCAAAGCCAGACTGTGTGAAGCTGGGAGACTTCGGCTTGTCAAGATACATAGATGAGGAGGAGTATTACAAAG CCTCTATCAGTCGACTGCCTATTAAATGGATGGCACCGGAATCCATCAACTTCAGACGGTTTACATCGTCAAGTGATGTCTGGAtgtttg CCGTCTGCATGTGGGAGATCATGAGCCGTGGCCAGCAGCCCTTCTTCTGGCTGGAGAATAAAGACGTCATCAACCAGCTGGAGAAGGGTGTGCGTCTGCCCAAGCCGGAGGACTGCCCTCCCACGCTCTACTCCATCATGACGCGCTGCTGGACCTACGACCCCCACCAGAGGCCAAAGTTCACCGAGCTGGTCTACAAGCTGAG TGATGTCCATAAGATGGAGAAGGAGCAGGAAGTGGAAGTAGAAAGGGACAAGGCCCGCTCCTGTAGAACTCTAAATGAGCCACCACCAAAg CCATCACGGATGAGGTCCTCCTTACGCAGAAACCCCTCGGGGCTTCAGATTCAG CTGCCCGAGGCGCTGTGCGCCAGCTCGCCTGCCATCGCTAGCCCGCTGGACCCACGCGCCGCCTTCTTCCAGGGCCGCAGCACGCACACGCTGCCCGTGTCGCCACGCCGACGCAGTCTGGGG gagAGAGCGGCACCGTCCAGCAGAGAGGATGCTCAGATGCTATGGGAGATGGAGAAGCAGCACATGCAGGACACTCTGAGGAGACAGAAGCAGCAGATGAGAGAGGATAGCGACTGGCTCaaacaggaggagaagatgctg GACCCAATGGGGCAGGACTTGGCAAAAACAGATACG AATTCTGAGGGGGAGGCAGGATATG CCCAGTTCAAAGGTCCTCCAGACAAGCCTCCTCGACTGACCGCCCAG CCAGCCCCCACTGCAGAGCTGGATCGCTCAGAAGATGCAGTGTACCACAACGTCATGGAGATGGTGAAGATGGTGGTGCAGCTGAAGAACGATGTCAATAATCATCCCCCCTCTGAATACGTCAACTTAGTGAAG TCTGTGGGGCTGACCCTGCGGAAGCTGATCAATAGTGTGGATGAAGCTCTTCCAGACTTGGACAAGTCCAGCAAGACAGAG atcGAGGGCACTCAGAAGCTGCTGAATAAAGACCTGGCCGAGTTGATCAGTAAGATGCGGCTGGCGCAGCAGAACGCCATCACCTCTCTGAGGGAGGAGTGCAAGAAGCAGATGCTGGCCGCCGCGCACACGCTGGCCATGGACTCCAAAAACCTCCTGGACGCCGTGGACCAGGCCCGCGTCCGGGCTAACGTTGCCAAACTCAGCCTCTGA
- the ptk2ba gene encoding protein-tyrosine kinase 2-beta isoform X3: MAGDTSTLSWKLSSPPCPQGDTGGPDLGVVSDERPAKILKVCFTSNSSNPGKNFKLVKCDSSWEIRAIIQSILDSGRLGPNILYPQCFGLLLKHLKSSEVYWLHPLMTVGEVEQKYEQQHVEAEWRYDLRIRYVPKDFLEKFIEDKTTLLYFYQQVRSDYMQYCASKVSDGMALQLGCLEIRRFCKDMTANGLEKKSNYEQLEKDVGLHLFFPQELIESMKPKQLRKMIQQTFQQYATLKDVDCMVKFFQTLAVFNSCDEEVFACELVQGWSLAVDLVIGPRGICQRTDKNSTPICLATFDQVNSVKCAQKDDRKALLSIDIQGAKQPLTVNTATLAIAENMADLIDGYCRVERGNDTSVIVKPNKGREARNSLPPIPDNRNNCASKRMSGVGSDIYAEIPEHDAVKTPKYGLLRDDIVLGRILGEGFFGEVHEGCYKSRTGERISVAVKTCKDCAPDVKEKFMSEAVIMKNLDHPHIVSLIGIIEDDPVWIVMELYQHGELGNYLLENQHTLTNVTLVLYCLQISKALAYLEGVNMVHRDIAVRNVLVAKPDCVKLGDFGLSRYIDEEEYYKASISRLPIKWMAPESINFRRFTSSSDVWMFAVCMWEIMSRGQQPFFWLENKDVINQLEKGVRLPKPEDCPPTLYSIMTRCWTYDPHQRPKFTELVYKLSDVHKMEKEQEVEVERDKARSCRTLNEPPPKPSRMRSSLRRNPSGLQIQERAAPSSREDAQMLWEMEKQHMQDTLRRQKQQMREDSDWLKQEEKMLDPMGQDLAKTDTNSEGEAGYAQFKGPPDKPPRLTAQPAPTAELDRSEDAVYHNVMEMVKMVVQLKNDVNNHPPSEYVNLVKSVGLTLRKLINSVDEALPDLDKSSKTEIEGTQKLLNKDLAELISKMRLAQQNAITSLREECKKQMLAAAHTLAMDSKNLLDAVDQARVRANVAKLSL, from the exons ATGGCAGGGGACACCAGCACATTGTCCTGGAAACTGTCAAGCCCCCCCTGTCCGCAGGGAGACACGGGGGGCCCTGATCTTGGGGTTGTAAGTGATGAACGACCCGCCAAGATCCTGAAGGTGTGCTTCACCAGCAACAGCTCGAACCCAGGCAAGAACTTCAAACTGGTCAAGTGTGATAGCAGCTGGGAGATCAGG GCCATCATCCAGTCCATCCTGGACAGTGGTCGGCTTGGACCCAACATCCTGTACCCACAATGCTTTGGGCTCCTGCTGAAGCACCTGAAATCAAGCGAGGTCTACTGGCTCCACCCACTGATGACCGTTGGGGAGGTGGAGCAGAAGTATGAGCAGCAGCACGTGGAGGCAGAGTGGAG ATATGACTTAAGGATCCGCTACGTTCCAAAGGACTTCCTGGAGAAGTTTATAGAAGATAAAACCACTCTGCTTTATTTCTACCAACag GTGCGTTCTGACTACATGCAATACTGCGCCTCCAAAGTGAGTGACGGTATGGCCCTACAGCTCGGCTGCTTGGAGATACG GAGATTTTGCAAAGACATGACTGCCAACGGCCTGGAGAAGAAATCCAACTATGAACAGCTCGA GAAAGATGTGGGCCTCCACCTTTTCTTCCCACAGGAGCTCATTGAGAGTATGAAG cCCAAGCAGCTGAGGAAGATGATTCAGCAGACCTTCCAGCAGTACGCCACTCTAAAGGATGTAGACTGCATGGTGAAGTTCTTCCAGACACTCGCTGTCTTCAACAGCTGTGACGAAGAGGTCTTTGCCTGTGAGCTTGTG CAAGGCTGGAGTCTGGCCGTAGATTTGGTCATCGGGCCCAGAGGGATCTGCCAGCGCACGGACAAGAACTCCACC CCCATCTGCCTGGCCACCTTCGACCAGGTCAACAGCGTGAAATGCGCCCAGAAGGACGACAGGAAAGCACTTTTATCGATAGACATACAGGGAGCCAAACAG CCTTTGACGGTAAACACAGCCACACTCGCTATAGCTGAGAATATGGCTGACCTCATCGATGGCTACTgccgagtggagagagggaatgacacATCTGTGATTGTGAAGCCTAACAAAG GTCGAGAGGCAAGAAATTCTCTACCTCCAATTCCAGACAA CAGAAACAATTGTGCCAGCAAACGCATGAGCGGTGTAG GGTCAGATATATACGCAGAGATCCCGGAGCACGATGCTGTGAAGA CTCCAAAGTATGGCCTGTTAAGGGATGATATTGTGCTGGGTCGTATCCTTGGTGAAGGGTTCTTTGGGGAAGTTCATGAAGGCTGCTACAAAAGTCGG ACTGGTGAACGCATCAGTGTGGCTGTGAAGACGTGCAAGGACTGCGCTCCTGATGTCAAGGAGAAGTTCATGAGTGAAGCAG TAATCATGAAGAATCTGGATCATCCCCATATTGTGAGTCTTATCGGGATCATTGAGGACGACCCGGTGTGGATTGTCATGGAGCTTTATCAGCATGGAGAG CTCGGGAATTATCTGCTGGAGAACCAGCACACCCTGACCAACGTCACCCTGGTCCTGTACTGTTTACAGATCAGCAAAGCTCTGGCCTACCTGGAGGGAGTTAACATGGTGCACAG AGACATTGCTGTGAGGAATGTACTCGTGGCAAAGCCAGACTGTGTGAAGCTGGGAGACTTCGGCTTGTCAAGATACATAGATGAGGAGGAGTATTACAAAG CCTCTATCAGTCGACTGCCTATTAAATGGATGGCACCGGAATCCATCAACTTCAGACGGTTTACATCGTCAAGTGATGTCTGGAtgtttg CCGTCTGCATGTGGGAGATCATGAGCCGTGGCCAGCAGCCCTTCTTCTGGCTGGAGAATAAAGACGTCATCAACCAGCTGGAGAAGGGTGTGCGTCTGCCCAAGCCGGAGGACTGCCCTCCCACGCTCTACTCCATCATGACGCGCTGCTGGACCTACGACCCCCACCAGAGGCCAAAGTTCACCGAGCTGGTCTACAAGCTGAG TGATGTCCATAAGATGGAGAAGGAGCAGGAAGTGGAAGTAGAAAGGGACAAGGCCCGCTCCTGTAGAACTCTAAATGAGCCACCACCAAAg CCATCACGGATGAGGTCCTCCTTACGCAGAAACCCCTCGGGGCTTCAGATTCAG gagAGAGCGGCACCGTCCAGCAGAGAGGATGCTCAGATGCTATGGGAGATGGAGAAGCAGCACATGCAGGACACTCTGAGGAGACAGAAGCAGCAGATGAGAGAGGATAGCGACTGGCTCaaacaggaggagaagatgctg GACCCAATGGGGCAGGACTTGGCAAAAACAGATACG AATTCTGAGGGGGAGGCAGGATATG CCCAGTTCAAAGGTCCTCCAGACAAGCCTCCTCGACTGACCGCCCAG CCAGCCCCCACTGCAGAGCTGGATCGCTCAGAAGATGCAGTGTACCACAACGTCATGGAGATGGTGAAGATGGTGGTGCAGCTGAAGAACGATGTCAATAATCATCCCCCCTCTGAATACGTCAACTTAGTGAAG TCTGTGGGGCTGACCCTGCGGAAGCTGATCAATAGTGTGGATGAAGCTCTTCCAGACTTGGACAAGTCCAGCAAGACAGAG atcGAGGGCACTCAGAAGCTGCTGAATAAAGACCTGGCCGAGTTGATCAGTAAGATGCGGCTGGCGCAGCAGAACGCCATCACCTCTCTGAGGGAGGAGTGCAAGAAGCAGATGCTGGCCGCCGCGCACACGCTGGCCATGGACTCCAAAAACCTCCTGGACGCCGTGGACCAGGCCCGCGTCCGGGCTAACGTTGCCAAACTCAGCCTCTGA
- the ptk2ba gene encoding protein-tyrosine kinase 2-beta isoform X2: MAGDTSTLSWKLSSPPCPQGDTGGPDLGVVSDERPAKILKVCFTSNSSNPGKNFKLVKCDSSWEIRAIIQSILDSGRLGPNILYPQCFGLLLKHLKSSEVYWLHPLMTVGEVEQKYEQQHVEAEWRYDLRIRYVPKDFLEKFIEDKTTLLYFYQQVRSDYMQYCASKVSDGMALQLGCLEIRRFCKDMTANGLEKKSNYEQLEKDVGLHLFFPQELIESMKPKQLRKMIQQTFQQYATLKDVDCMVKFFQTLAVFNSCDEEVFACELVQGWSLAVDLVIGPRGICQRTDKNSTPICLATFDQVNSVKCAQKDDRKALLSIDIQGAKQPLTVNTATLAIAENMADLIDGYCRVERGNDTSVIVKPNKGREARNSLPPIPDKNNCASKRMSGVGSDIYAEIPEHDAVKTPKYGLLRDDIVLGRILGEGFFGEVHEGCYKSRTGERISVAVKTCKDCAPDVKEKFMSEAVIMKNLDHPHIVSLIGIIEDDPVWIVMELYQHGELGNYLLENQHTLTNVTLVLYCLQISKALAYLEGVNMVHRDIAVRNVLVAKPDCVKLGDFGLSRYIDEEEYYKASISRLPIKWMAPESINFRRFTSSSDVWMFAVCMWEIMSRGQQPFFWLENKDVINQLEKGVRLPKPEDCPPTLYSIMTRCWTYDPHQRPKFTELVYKLSDVHKMEKEQEVEVERDKARSCRTLNEPPPKPSRMRSSLRRNPSGLQIQLPEALCASSPAIASPLDPRAAFFQGRSTHTLPVSPRRRSLGERAAPSSREDAQMLWEMEKQHMQDTLRRQKQQMREDSDWLKQEEKMLDPMGQDLAKTDTNSEGEAGYAQFKGPPDKPPRLTAQPAPTAELDRSEDAVYHNVMEMVKMVVQLKNDVNNHPPSEYVNLVKSVGLTLRKLINSVDEALPDLDKSSKTEIEGTQKLLNKDLAELISKMRLAQQNAITSLREECKKQMLAAAHTLAMDSKNLLDAVDQARVRANVAKLSL, from the exons ATGGCAGGGGACACCAGCACATTGTCCTGGAAACTGTCAAGCCCCCCCTGTCCGCAGGGAGACACGGGGGGCCCTGATCTTGGGGTTGTAAGTGATGAACGACCCGCCAAGATCCTGAAGGTGTGCTTCACCAGCAACAGCTCGAACCCAGGCAAGAACTTCAAACTGGTCAAGTGTGATAGCAGCTGGGAGATCAGG GCCATCATCCAGTCCATCCTGGACAGTGGTCGGCTTGGACCCAACATCCTGTACCCACAATGCTTTGGGCTCCTGCTGAAGCACCTGAAATCAAGCGAGGTCTACTGGCTCCACCCACTGATGACCGTTGGGGAGGTGGAGCAGAAGTATGAGCAGCAGCACGTGGAGGCAGAGTGGAG ATATGACTTAAGGATCCGCTACGTTCCAAAGGACTTCCTGGAGAAGTTTATAGAAGATAAAACCACTCTGCTTTATTTCTACCAACag GTGCGTTCTGACTACATGCAATACTGCGCCTCCAAAGTGAGTGACGGTATGGCCCTACAGCTCGGCTGCTTGGAGATACG GAGATTTTGCAAAGACATGACTGCCAACGGCCTGGAGAAGAAATCCAACTATGAACAGCTCGA GAAAGATGTGGGCCTCCACCTTTTCTTCCCACAGGAGCTCATTGAGAGTATGAAG cCCAAGCAGCTGAGGAAGATGATTCAGCAGACCTTCCAGCAGTACGCCACTCTAAAGGATGTAGACTGCATGGTGAAGTTCTTCCAGACACTCGCTGTCTTCAACAGCTGTGACGAAGAGGTCTTTGCCTGTGAGCTTGTG CAAGGCTGGAGTCTGGCCGTAGATTTGGTCATCGGGCCCAGAGGGATCTGCCAGCGCACGGACAAGAACTCCACC CCCATCTGCCTGGCCACCTTCGACCAGGTCAACAGCGTGAAATGCGCCCAGAAGGACGACAGGAAAGCACTTTTATCGATAGACATACAGGGAGCCAAACAG CCTTTGACGGTAAACACAGCCACACTCGCTATAGCTGAGAATATGGCTGACCTCATCGATGGCTACTgccgagtggagagagggaatgacacATCTGTGATTGTGAAGCCTAACAAAG GTCGAGAGGCAAGAAATTCTCTACCTCCAATTCCAGACAA AAACAATTGTGCCAGCAAACGCATGAGCGGTGTAG GGTCAGATATATACGCAGAGATCCCGGAGCACGATGCTGTGAAGA CTCCAAAGTATGGCCTGTTAAGGGATGATATTGTGCTGGGTCGTATCCTTGGTGAAGGGTTCTTTGGGGAAGTTCATGAAGGCTGCTACAAAAGTCGG ACTGGTGAACGCATCAGTGTGGCTGTGAAGACGTGCAAGGACTGCGCTCCTGATGTCAAGGAGAAGTTCATGAGTGAAGCAG TAATCATGAAGAATCTGGATCATCCCCATATTGTGAGTCTTATCGGGATCATTGAGGACGACCCGGTGTGGATTGTCATGGAGCTTTATCAGCATGGAGAG CTCGGGAATTATCTGCTGGAGAACCAGCACACCCTGACCAACGTCACCCTGGTCCTGTACTGTTTACAGATCAGCAAAGCTCTGGCCTACCTGGAGGGAGTTAACATGGTGCACAG AGACATTGCTGTGAGGAATGTACTCGTGGCAAAGCCAGACTGTGTGAAGCTGGGAGACTTCGGCTTGTCAAGATACATAGATGAGGAGGAGTATTACAAAG CCTCTATCAGTCGACTGCCTATTAAATGGATGGCACCGGAATCCATCAACTTCAGACGGTTTACATCGTCAAGTGATGTCTGGAtgtttg CCGTCTGCATGTGGGAGATCATGAGCCGTGGCCAGCAGCCCTTCTTCTGGCTGGAGAATAAAGACGTCATCAACCAGCTGGAGAAGGGTGTGCGTCTGCCCAAGCCGGAGGACTGCCCTCCCACGCTCTACTCCATCATGACGCGCTGCTGGACCTACGACCCCCACCAGAGGCCAAAGTTCACCGAGCTGGTCTACAAGCTGAG TGATGTCCATAAGATGGAGAAGGAGCAGGAAGTGGAAGTAGAAAGGGACAAGGCCCGCTCCTGTAGAACTCTAAATGAGCCACCACCAAAg CCATCACGGATGAGGTCCTCCTTACGCAGAAACCCCTCGGGGCTTCAGATTCAG CTGCCCGAGGCGCTGTGCGCCAGCTCGCCTGCCATCGCTAGCCCGCTGGACCCACGCGCCGCCTTCTTCCAGGGCCGCAGCACGCACACGCTGCCCGTGTCGCCACGCCGACGCAGTCTGGGG gagAGAGCGGCACCGTCCAGCAGAGAGGATGCTCAGATGCTATGGGAGATGGAGAAGCAGCACATGCAGGACACTCTGAGGAGACAGAAGCAGCAGATGAGAGAGGATAGCGACTGGCTCaaacaggaggagaagatgctg GACCCAATGGGGCAGGACTTGGCAAAAACAGATACG AATTCTGAGGGGGAGGCAGGATATG CCCAGTTCAAAGGTCCTCCAGACAAGCCTCCTCGACTGACCGCCCAG CCAGCCCCCACTGCAGAGCTGGATCGCTCAGAAGATGCAGTGTACCACAACGTCATGGAGATGGTGAAGATGGTGGTGCAGCTGAAGAACGATGTCAATAATCATCCCCCCTCTGAATACGTCAACTTAGTGAAG TCTGTGGGGCTGACCCTGCGGAAGCTGATCAATAGTGTGGATGAAGCTCTTCCAGACTTGGACAAGTCCAGCAAGACAGAG atcGAGGGCACTCAGAAGCTGCTGAATAAAGACCTGGCCGAGTTGATCAGTAAGATGCGGCTGGCGCAGCAGAACGCCATCACCTCTCTGAGGGAGGAGTGCAAGAAGCAGATGCTGGCCGCCGCGCACACGCTGGCCATGGACTCCAAAAACCTCCTGGACGCCGTGGACCAGGCCCGCGTCCGGGCTAACGTTGCCAAACTCAGCCTCTGA
- the chrna2a gene encoding neuronal acetylcholine receptor subunit alpha-2a yields the protein MEPAVVFFLRITLLGCLTLTKSTVAGDKWTHAHAEDLLFKKLFEGYNKWSRPVRNITDVVIVKFGLSIAQLIDVDEKNQMMTTNVWLKQEWNDYKLRWKPSDYDNVTSIRVPSELIWVPDIVLYNNADGEFAVTHMTKAHLFYTGQVRWVPPAIYKSSCSIDVTFFPFDQQSCKMKFGSWTYDKAKIDLERIENTVDLKDYWESGEWAIVDAVGTYNTKKYDCCHEIYVDITYYFIIRRLPLFYTINLIIPCLLISCLTVLVFYLPSDCGEKITLCISVLLSLTVFLLLITEIIPSTSLVIPLIGEYLLFTMIFVTLSIVITVFVLNVHHRSPSTHEMPRWVHAVFLELIPRWLFMRRPAPNAKRRRLLRLSTSKSWLHEETDVDRTPVCEEGRAGLRLGTWSGVPTSYSFPTLHLPDVDPLGRKSASHHQLEGLAPGLVGSRGSLLLSSQRLPDFGALQADPALLLSPSVIHALEGVRYIADHLRAEDADFCVKEDWKYVAMVIDRIFLWMFIIVCLLGTVGLFLPPWLSGMI from the exons ATGGAACCAGCAGTTGTTTTCTTCTTGAGGATCACTTTGCTTGGCTGCCTAACATTAACCAAGAGCA ctgTGGCAGGTGACAAGTGGACTCATGCACATGCTGAAGACCTCCTCTTCAAGAAGCTCTTTGAGGGATATAACAAGTGGTCCCGGCCAGTGCGCAACATCACAGATGTCGTCATTGTCAAATTTGGGCTCTCCATTGCTCAGTTGATTGATGTG GACGAGAAGAACCAGATGATGACCACCAATGTGTGGCTGAAGCAG GAGTGGAACGACTATAAGCTGCGATGGAAGCCCTCTGATTATGACAACGTCACATCCATCAGGGTCCCATCAGAGCTCATCTGGGTTCCAGATATCGTCCTGTATAACAA TGCAGACGGTGAGTTTGCTGTGACCCACATGACCAAAGCTCACCTGTTCTACACGGGCCAGGTGCGCTGGGTGCCCCCGGCCATCTACAAGAGCTCCTGCAGCATCGACGTCACCTTCTTCCCCTTCGACCAGCAGAGCTGCAAGATGAAGTTCGGCTCGTGGACCTACGACAAGGCCAAGATCGACCTGGAGCGCATCGAGAACACGGTGGACCTGAAGGACTACTGGGAGAGCGGCGAGTGGGCCATCGTGGACGCCGTGGGCACGTACAACACCAAGAAGTACGACTGCTGCCACGAGATCTACGTGGACATCACGTACTACTTCATCATCCGCCGGCTGCCGCTCTTCTACACCATCAACCTGATCATCCCGTGCCTGCTCATCTCGTGCCTGACGGTGCTGGTGTTCTACCTGCCGTCGGACTGCGGCGAGAAGATCACGCTGTGCATCTCGGTGCTGCTGTCGCTGACCGTCTTCCTGCTGCTGATCACCGAGATCATCCCGTCCACGTCGCTGGTGATCCCGCTCATCGGCGAGTACCTGCTCTTCACCATGATCTTCGTCACGCTCTCCATCGTCATCACGGTGTTCGTGCTCAACGTGCACCACCGCTCGCCGAGCACGCACGAGATGCCCCGCTGGGTGCACGCCGTCTTCCTGGAGCTCATCCCGCGCTGGCTCTTCATGCGCCGGCCGGCGCCCAACGCCAAGCGCCGCCGCCTGCTGCG CCTCAGCACGTCCAAGAGCTGGCTGCACGAGGAGACGGACGTGGACCGGACGCCCGTGTGCGAGGAGGGCCGGGCGGGTCTGCGGCTGGGCACGTGGAGCGGGGTGCCCACCTCCTACTCGTTCCCCACGCTGCACCTGCCCGACGTCGACCCGCTGGGCCGGAAGTCGGCCTCGCACCACCAGCTGGAGGGCCTGGCTCCAGGGCTGGTGGGCTCCAGGGGGAGCCTCCTGCTCTCGTCCCAGCGGCTGCCCGATTTCGGGGCCCTGCAGGCGGACCCGGCCCTGCTGCTCTCCCCCAGCGTGATTCATGCCCTGGAGGGGGTGCGCTACATCGCCGATCACCTGCGCGCCGAGGATGCTGACTTCTGT GTGAAGGAGGACTGGAAGTATGTGGCCATGGTGATTGACCGTATCTTCCTGTGGATGTTCATCATCGTCTGCCTGCTGGGGACAGTCGGCCTCTTCCTGCCACCTTGGCTCTCAGGAATGATCTAG